A window of the Leucothrix mucor DSM 2157 genome harbors these coding sequences:
- a CDS encoding DUF58 domain-containing protein yields the protein MSLPIPGTNLFKLLAANAVLALLAGFWPALTVLWQISLLASAAVALLDLFLLYRRAIPEAQREINTSIPLGVARDVSLHLNNVSKYPCTLDIYDHFPLQLEAEGLPVHLSLPPNGSVEVRYQVTAKMRGKFYFPGVQLHLYSRWRLWERDYRLLLPSEIHVYPNFAAIPQLALLATDNHLSQLGIIKKPRRGQGQGFHQLREYRDGDSIRQIDWKATSRIRKVISREYQDERDQEIIFLLDCGHRMRAMDNDLSHFDHTLNAMLMLSYVALRQGDAVGLSSFGGSNRWVSPKKGYHTIQRLLNTTYDLQPGNEAPDYVQAASDLLVRHKKRALVIILSNVRDEDSAELQAAMRLLQRRHLVLMASLRENMLDEVLETPPTDMKEALRISATHHYLQQRKQAFDGLVSQGVIAVDVKPEALGVALINSYLSIKSSGRL from the coding sequence ATGAGTTTACCCATTCCCGGTACTAATTTATTTAAACTGTTAGCGGCCAATGCTGTATTGGCACTGCTGGCGGGGTTCTGGCCAGCGCTCACGGTGCTTTGGCAGATTAGCCTGCTGGCCTCGGCAGCGGTTGCCCTGCTCGATCTGTTTTTACTGTATCGACGTGCAATTCCGGAAGCTCAGCGAGAGATTAATACCTCGATTCCTTTAGGGGTCGCTCGCGATGTGAGCCTACATCTGAACAATGTGTCGAAGTACCCTTGCACACTGGATATCTACGATCATTTTCCACTGCAGTTAGAGGCCGAAGGCTTACCTGTACATTTAAGTTTGCCGCCTAATGGCTCGGTTGAAGTGCGCTATCAAGTGACCGCCAAGATGCGCGGCAAGTTTTACTTTCCGGGTGTACAGTTGCATTTGTACTCGCGCTGGCGGCTTTGGGAGCGGGATTACCGCCTATTGCTACCCTCTGAGATTCATGTCTACCCTAACTTTGCGGCCATTCCGCAATTGGCATTGCTGGCCACTGATAATCATTTAAGTCAGCTGGGTATTATCAAAAAGCCACGTCGTGGACAGGGACAGGGTTTTCATCAGCTACGCGAATACCGCGATGGCGATAGCATCCGGCAGATTGATTGGAAAGCCACTTCCAGAATTCGCAAAGTGATTTCCCGTGAGTATCAGGATGAACGTGATCAGGAGATTATTTTCCTACTGGATTGCGGCCACCGGATGCGCGCGATGGATAATGATTTATCGCACTTCGATCACACGCTAAATGCCATGTTGATGCTCTCTTATGTGGCATTACGACAAGGTGATGCGGTCGGCTTGAGTAGCTTTGGCGGTTCAAATCGCTGGGTATCACCTAAAAAAGGCTATCACACCATTCAGCGCTTGCTCAATACGACCTACGACCTGCAACCGGGCAATGAAGCGCCGGACTATGTTCAGGCAGCCAGTGACTTACTGGTTCGCCATAAAAAGCGGGCGCTGGTGATTATTCTAAGCAACGTCCGCGATGAAGATAGCGCAGAGCTTCAAGCGGCAATGCGCTTATTGCAGCGTCGGCATTTAGTACTAATGGCGAGTTTGCGTGAAAACATGTTGGATGAAGTGCTGGAAACGCCACCGACCGATATGAAAGAAGCCTTGCGCATTAGTGCCACCCATCATTATTTACAACAACGTAAGCAAGCCTTTGATGGGCTAGTCAGCCAAGGTGTAATTGCGGTAGATGTGAAGCCAGAAGCCTTAGGCGTGGCATTGATTAATAGCTACCTCTCGATTAAAAGCAGTGGACGACTGTAA
- a CDS encoding AAA family ATPase — protein MTSMNAEQASELITAMQTEIGNAVIGQQTVIHQTLVALIAGGNVLIEGVPGLGKTLLVRALAQTFDGQFSRIQFTPDLMPADVTGHTMVDLKSNEFNLRRGPVFTNLLLADEINRAPAKTQSALLEVMQERQVTIEGHSYPVPLPFMTLATQNPLEQEGTYPLPEAQLDRFLLKVFIDYPDQAEESRMVSSVTNQQTGDQLNLSNVNAVASPETILALQQMAANVRADEQVIEYAVSLVRATRDWQGLSIGAGPRGSISLIRAARAEALIQQRDFITPDDVKAVALPVLRHRVSLAPEMELEGFSTDQILHAVMQSIDAPRQ, from the coding sequence ATGACCAGCATGAACGCAGAACAAGCTAGCGAACTCATCACCGCAATGCAGACCGAGATTGGCAATGCCGTCATCGGCCAGCAAACCGTCATTCATCAAACCTTGGTCGCCCTGATTGCTGGCGGCAATGTCTTAATTGAAGGCGTGCCGGGCTTGGGTAAAACCTTGCTGGTGCGTGCCTTGGCGCAGACTTTTGACGGACAGTTTTCACGGATTCAGTTCACGCCGGACCTCATGCCTGCCGATGTCACTGGTCACACTATGGTTGATCTTAAAAGTAATGAATTTAATCTGCGCCGTGGTCCGGTATTTACCAACTTATTGCTGGCTGATGAAATTAACCGTGCACCGGCTAAAACGCAGTCAGCTTTACTGGAAGTCATGCAGGAGCGCCAAGTCACCATCGAGGGGCATTCTTATCCTGTGCCCTTACCGTTTATGACGTTGGCTACTCAGAACCCGCTAGAACAGGAAGGTACTTACCCACTGCCAGAAGCACAGCTGGATCGCTTTTTGCTAAAAGTGTTTATCGACTATCCAGATCAGGCTGAAGAAAGTCGCATGGTCTCTTCAGTGACCAATCAACAAACCGGTGATCAGCTTAATCTTTCCAATGTGAATGCCGTAGCCTCACCTGAAACCATTCTCGCTTTGCAGCAAATGGCCGCCAATGTACGCGCCGATGAGCAAGTCATTGAGTATGCGGTGAGCTTGGTACGCGCGACACGTGACTGGCAGGGTTTAAGCATTGGCGCAGGCCCTCGCGGTAGCATCTCTCTCATTCGCGCAGCACGTGCCGAAGCACTGATTCAACAACGTGATTTTATTACGCCAGATGATGTGAAAGCGGTCGCCTTACCGGTGCTGCGTCATCGTGTGTCGCTGGCTCCGGAAATGGAACTGGAAGGCTTCTCAACAGATCAGATTTTGCACGCGGTTATGCAAAGTATTGATGCACCACGACAGTAA
- a CDS encoding DUF4350 domain-containing protein, with protein sequence MNESVRKALIAIVVLSLIALMIYGFLKTHEYVEEPVIQPLQGEAAKNPLYAGRLFLKGMGIPSTSLDSLQSLTELPDTNTVLVIESKRETLSEEQQSRLIDWVGNGGHLILTLVPDWSYYYQTEEVDADDNDTQASQDSNEQELLTSDDPIQQVLRIHSGEAIAFHEKKSVKIQLAGVDHPLEIGSNYYEAIALDKDHSREGLEQIKIGNDLFIIRQQRGDGLITVVSDLAFADNYNLQDYDHAELFWHLIHGKHAALSQPAGVWLIHSDEMPNLLAIIWRHFWAVMLMLAALFIIWVLRVSRRFGPMIPKASEDRRNLLEHIDASGEYYWKQQQQQILLDSSRQALQQRLQQRIPGWQAMTDKAQATLLTKRTQLSESHIMLLLSGDITRNAHEFTETIKQLEQIRTKV encoded by the coding sequence ATGAATGAGAGCGTTCGCAAGGCACTGATTGCTATCGTCGTACTCAGCCTAATTGCACTGATGATTTATGGCTTTCTAAAGACCCATGAATACGTGGAAGAGCCCGTTATTCAACCACTGCAAGGCGAAGCGGCTAAAAACCCGCTGTATGCCGGTCGCCTGTTTTTAAAAGGCATGGGCATACCCTCAACCTCGCTGGATAGCTTGCAAAGCCTGACTGAATTGCCGGATACCAATACAGTATTAGTCATCGAGTCAAAGCGCGAAACTTTAAGTGAAGAACAGCAAAGCCGCTTGATTGATTGGGTTGGCAATGGCGGACACCTGATTTTAACGCTAGTACCAGATTGGTCGTACTATTATCAAACCGAAGAAGTCGACGCAGATGATAACGACACGCAAGCCAGCCAAGACTCTAATGAACAAGAACTACTGACCTCAGATGATCCGATCCAGCAAGTCTTGCGCATTCACAGTGGCGAGGCTATCGCCTTTCACGAGAAGAAGTCGGTCAAAATCCAATTGGCTGGCGTCGATCACCCACTGGAAATAGGCTCTAATTATTACGAAGCCATCGCGCTGGATAAAGACCATTCCAGAGAAGGTTTGGAGCAGATAAAAATAGGGAATGATTTGTTTATTATTCGTCAGCAGCGAGGCGACGGTTTAATTACCGTGGTATCTGATCTCGCCTTTGCCGACAATTACAATCTGCAGGATTATGACCACGCCGAGTTGTTCTGGCATCTCATCCACGGCAAGCACGCTGCGCTAAGCCAGCCTGCGGGCGTGTGGCTGATTCATTCAGATGAAATGCCCAATCTGCTAGCGATTATCTGGCGGCACTTTTGGGCTGTTATGTTGATGCTGGCTGCATTGTTTATAATTTGGGTGCTCCGAGTATCCCGCCGTTTTGGGCCAATGATTCCAAAAGCCAGTGAAGACCGCCGCAACCTGTTAGAACATATCGATGCCAGTGGTGAATATTATTGGAAACAACAGCAGCAACAGATTTTATTGGATAGTAGTCGCCAAGCATTACAACAACGTTTGCAGCAACGGATTCCGGGCTGGCAAGCGATGACAGATAAAGCACAAGCCACGCTACTGACCAAACGCACTCAGCTCAGCGAGTCACATATTATGCTATTACTCAGCGGCGATATTACGCGCAATGCTCACGAATTTACTGAGACAATCAAACAACTCGAACAGATCAGGACCAAGGTATGA
- a CDS encoding stage II sporulation protein M: MSSSRQEQFTQRHQALWEHFEQCLDYQALSRRARKKQAAPEPLDLPTAYRQICQHYALANSRMYSPVLVERLNHMVIRGHQRLYSSRSHFLKSILHFFAAEFPALMRREWKVFAIASGLFYIPFFTMLALIQWQPELIYTVLDASSVRDMESMYNPANTVLGRERSSDSDLYMFGFYIKNNTGIGFQVFAGGMLYGIGTLFFLLFNGLMIGAVAGHLTHLGFIDTFWGFVLGHGAFELTAIAISGAAGLKLAMALIAPGRKSRTRALIDNGRIGIRIMYGAATLFIMAAFVEAFWSSTMMAVGIKYSVAAVLWALVIAYFWLAGRGSDHAD, encoded by the coding sequence ATGAGTTCGAGTCGACAGGAGCAATTTACACAGCGCCACCAAGCCCTCTGGGAACATTTCGAACAATGTCTGGATTATCAGGCATTATCGCGTCGTGCCCGTAAAAAGCAGGCAGCGCCCGAGCCATTGGACCTACCCACCGCTTACCGGCAAATTTGTCAGCATTACGCGCTGGCCAATTCCCGCATGTACAGTCCGGTGCTGGTTGAGCGTTTAAACCATATGGTGATTCGCGGCCATCAGCGTTTGTACAGCAGTCGCAGTCATTTTTTAAAATCCATCCTGCACTTTTTTGCCGCCGAGTTTCCGGCGTTAATGCGCCGTGAGTGGAAGGTTTTCGCGATTGCCAGCGGCTTGTTCTATATTCCATTTTTTACCATGCTTGCCTTAATTCAATGGCAGCCAGAGCTGATTTATACCGTATTAGACGCCTCCTCCGTACGCGATATGGAGTCCATGTATAACCCCGCCAATACGGTACTCGGGCGCGAACGCAGCTCCGATTCTGATCTGTATATGTTTGGCTTTTACATTAAAAATAATACCGGCATCGGCTTTCAGGTATTTGCAGGCGGCATGCTATATGGCATCGGCACCCTATTCTTTTTGCTGTTTAATGGCTTGATGATTGGCGCGGTGGCTGGCCACTTAACGCACTTAGGCTTTATCGATACCTTTTGGGGCTTTGTACTGGGTCACGGTGCGTTTGAGTTAACGGCGATTGCCATTTCAGGAGCTGCGGGACTAAAGCTTGCCATGGCGTTAATCGCACCAGGGCGCAAATCCCGAACACGTGCGCTCATCGACAATGGCCGTATTGGCATTCGCATTATGTATGGCGCAGCGACCTTGTTTATTATGGCCGCCTTTGTTGAGGCCTTTTGGTCATCCACTATGATGGCTGTGGGCATAAAATACAGCGTGGCTGCCGTGCTTTGGGCCTTAGTGATTGCGTATTTTTGGCTGGCTGGCCGAGGGAGCGATCATGCAGATTGA
- a CDS encoding RDD family protein, with translation MTTIDTLYSINTPEGIALRLAPAGPVLRFYAWFTDTLIRVGINIVLYIVLLTLDETGMGIYLILTFFIEWFYPVYFELFHQGKTPGKSMFGLFVAMENASPVTPVASLIRNLLRFVDFLPFAYGFGLLCMLSNQRFQRIGDMVAGTVVLHQDVRSQVVDQQTVTPIAPDFPLQLAEQQAVMRFYQRRPFISEERAEELARLSGPLVADKSPAADYLAAVGSWIMGKR, from the coding sequence ATGACAACAATCGATACCTTATACTCCATCAACACGCCCGAAGGCATTGCGCTGCGCTTAGCACCCGCGGGCCCCGTGCTGCGTTTCTATGCATGGTTTACCGATACGCTGATTCGCGTGGGTATCAATATCGTCCTGTACATCGTGCTGCTAACGCTGGATGAGACCGGCATGGGGATTTATCTGATCCTGACATTCTTTATCGAATGGTTTTATCCGGTTTATTTTGAATTGTTCCATCAGGGAAAAACGCCCGGTAAATCCATGTTTGGCTTATTTGTTGCCATGGAAAATGCCAGCCCGGTGACCCCGGTGGCCTCGCTAATTCGTAACTTATTGCGGTTTGTCGACTTTCTGCCCTTTGCCTATGGCTTCGGCTTGCTGTGCATGCTGAGCAATCAACGCTTTCAACGTATTGGCGATATGGTGGCAGGCACTGTGGTACTGCATCAGGATGTGAGATCGCAAGTGGTCGACCAACAAACCGTTACACCGATTGCACCTGACTTCCCACTGCAGCTAGCCGAGCAACAAGCGGTGATGCGCTTTTACCAGCGTCGTCCTTTTATCAGTGAGGAACGCGCTGAAGAATTGGCCCGATTGAGCGGGCCATTAGTCGCCGATAAATCCCCCGCCGCGGATTATCTGGCTGCCGTTGGGAGCTGGATAATGGGGAAACGATGA
- the recG gene encoding ATP-dependent DNA helicase RecG produces the protein MQLTNPLQESVTSLKGVGPKVAENLQKLDISSIQDLLFHLPSQYQDRTRVQSIGNLQGGRHVLVEGTVENTDIVMRGRRMMLSRISDKTGYLTLRFFYFSGAQQKVLSAGTRIRCFGEIRQSGHQMEMIHPEYTVISSGMSMPLESTLTAIYPSTKGLQQRTLRRIMGEGLKRLTELHDFLPESLRRSHRMPELAQAIRSLHQPDAQSSQLILSTHHPAMKRLAFEELLAHQLSLRQFRQQSLQRPGIALKPAGKQLRALLKSLPFSLTKAQQRVIKEIQRDLTQNHPMSRLVQGDVGSGKTLVAAAAALHAIEAGYQVALMAPTEILAEQHLKCFTDWFEPLGLSVGSLSGKQKVKERRDQSERAALGMSDLVVGTHALFQNDVAFSRLSLIIIDEQHRFGVGQRLALREKGDDQLGYPHQLIMTATPIPRTLAMTAYADMDYSVIDELPPGRTPIKTVVIANGRRDEIIGRIQSVCLDGAQVYWVCTLIEESEALQCENAEQTFELLQESLPGVTVGLVHGRMSAADKQLVMQQFKAAEISLLVATTVIEVGVDVPNASLMVIENAERLGLAQLHQLRGRVGRGAAASSCVLMYQAPLSKTARKRLDALRNSSDGFEIAQIDLEIRGPGEVFGTRQTGELQFKIADLARDQALLPEVQEIADLLLAKHPETIAPLIARWIRQAAVFVQV, from the coding sequence GTGCAACTAACAAATCCCCTTCAGGAATCGGTCACTAGCCTCAAAGGCGTTGGCCCAAAGGTGGCAGAAAACCTGCAAAAACTGGATATTTCAAGTATTCAGGATTTGCTGTTTCACCTTCCCAGCCAATATCAGGATCGCACCCGCGTACAATCAATAGGTAACTTGCAAGGTGGTCGCCATGTATTGGTCGAGGGTACCGTTGAAAACACGGATATCGTGATGCGTGGCCGCCGCATGATGTTGTCACGAATTAGCGATAAAACCGGCTACCTTACACTGCGCTTCTTTTATTTTAGTGGTGCTCAGCAAAAAGTACTCAGTGCCGGTACGCGCATTCGTTGTTTTGGGGAAATTCGGCAATCCGGCCATCAAATGGAAATGATCCACCCTGAATATACGGTGATCAGCTCAGGCATGAGCATGCCGCTGGAATCTACGCTAACCGCGATTTACCCCAGCACTAAAGGCTTACAGCAACGTACATTGCGACGCATTATGGGCGAGGGATTAAAGCGACTCACTGAGTTGCATGACTTTCTACCGGAATCATTGCGACGATCGCACCGCATGCCGGAGCTAGCACAAGCCATTCGCAGCCTGCACCAGCCCGATGCGCAAAGCAGCCAACTCATACTAAGCACTCATCACCCAGCCATGAAGCGACTGGCATTTGAAGAGTTATTAGCGCATCAGCTGAGTTTGCGGCAGTTTCGCCAGCAAAGTCTGCAACGACCGGGTATTGCTTTAAAACCCGCCGGCAAGCAATTACGCGCACTGCTCAAATCCTTACCCTTTTCGCTAACCAAAGCGCAGCAGCGGGTGATTAAAGAAATTCAACGGGATTTAACCCAGAATCACCCCATGTCGCGCCTAGTGCAAGGGGATGTTGGCTCAGGTAAAACCTTAGTTGCTGCGGCGGCTGCCTTGCATGCTATCGAAGCAGGCTATCAGGTGGCACTCATGGCACCGACTGAAATTCTGGCCGAACAACATTTGAAATGCTTTACAGATTGGTTTGAGCCGCTAGGTTTATCGGTCGGTAGCTTATCCGGTAAGCAAAAAGTGAAGGAGCGTCGCGACCAGTCTGAACGTGCCGCTTTAGGCATGAGCGATTTAGTGGTCGGTACTCACGCCCTATTTCAAAATGATGTCGCTTTCTCACGCCTTAGCTTGATTATTATTGATGAACAACACCGCTTCGGTGTGGGCCAACGCTTGGCCTTACGCGAAAAAGGTGATGATCAACTGGGCTATCCACACCAATTAATTATGACCGCCACCCCGATTCCCCGCACGCTGGCAATGACCGCTTACGCCGATATGGATTATTCGGTGATTGATGAATTACCACCCGGCCGTACGCCAATCAAAACCGTTGTAATCGCCAATGGCCGCCGTGATGAAATCATTGGCCGTATTCAATCGGTTTGTCTGGATGGTGCGCAAGTGTATTGGGTCTGCACGCTAATCGAAGAATCTGAAGCGCTGCAATGTGAAAATGCCGAGCAAACCTTTGAGCTACTTCAGGAGTCTCTCCCCGGCGTTACGGTTGGCTTAGTGCATGGCCGAATGAGCGCCGCCGATAAGCAATTAGTGATGCAGCAATTTAAAGCAGCTGAAATCTCTCTTCTGGTCGCCACCACCGTGATTGAAGTGGGAGTTGATGTACCGAATGCTAGCTTGATGGTAATTGAAAATGCCGAACGCTTAGGCTTGGCTCAATTGCATCAGTTACGCGGTCGAGTTGGTCGTGGCGCAGCGGCCAGTAGCTGCGTGCTTATGTATCAAGCGCCCTTATCCAAAACAGCCCGAAAGCGTTTAGATGCGCTGCGCAATAGCAGTGATGGCTTTGAAATTGCCCAAATTGATTTGGAAATTCGTGGCCCTGGTGAAGTTTTCGGCACCCGTCAAACCGGCGAATTGCAGTTTAAAATTGCTGATTTAGCACGCGATCAGGCACTGCTGCCAGAGGTGCAGGAAATTGCTGACTTGTTATTAGCGAAACATCCTGAAACAATTGCCCCACTTATTGCCCGCTGGATCAGGCAAGCAGCCGTATTTGTACAGGTTTGA
- a CDS encoding NADH:flavin oxidoreductase, whose product MSNDPLLQPYQLKHLTLRNRIIMTSHEPAYPEDGMPKSRYRAYHTERAKGGIAMTMTAGSAAVSKDSPPVFNNLLVYKDEVVPWMKDLTDSVHEQGAAIMIQLTHLGRRTRWDKSNWLPVVSPSHNREASHRAFPKMMEDWDIDRIIKDYADAAERMKAGGMDGIELQAYGHLMDQFWSPLTNELDDPYGGSLDNRLKFTFDVLTEIRKRVGSEFIVGIRYTGDEMLDRGLSPADGLTISQRLKDSGMIDFLNVVRGHIDTDAGLTDLIPIQGMANSPHLDFAGEIRAATNFPVFHAAKIPDVATARYAIASGKVDLIGMTRAHIADPHIVRKIIEKREDEIRPCVGANYCLDRIYQGGSAYCIHNAATGREETMPHQIPKAEARKKVVIVGAGPGGLEAARLAGERGHEVVVFEAASQPGGQVRLTSQNERRKEMISIIEWRMAQCERLGIKFHFDTWAEAEEVNAENPDVVIIATGGLPHTDVLTQGNELVVSAWDIISGDVKPGKNVLVFDDAGDHAGLQAAEVIAKAGAKVEIMTPDRSFAPEVMAMNLVPYMRSLQQLDTTFTVTYRLESLEKTETGLSAQVGSDYGGVSQQRLVDQVVINHGILPIEELYFDLKAASSNHGEMSHEQLIAGEKQTVIRNPEGQYQLFRIGDAVSGRNTHAAIYDALRLVKDI is encoded by the coding sequence ATGTCCAACGATCCTCTACTCCAGCCTTACCAACTTAAGCATTTAACGCTGCGCAATCGTATTATCATGACCTCGCATGAGCCGGCCTACCCTGAAGATGGCATGCCCAAAAGCCGTTACCGCGCCTATCACACTGAGCGCGCCAAAGGTGGCATAGCGATGACCATGACGGCAGGCTCTGCAGCAGTTTCCAAAGATAGCCCGCCAGTATTCAACAACCTGCTGGTCTACAAAGATGAAGTTGTGCCTTGGATGAAAGATCTGACCGACTCAGTTCATGAGCAAGGTGCAGCCATCATGATCCAGCTGACTCATTTGGGCCGTCGCACACGTTGGGATAAATCTAACTGGCTACCCGTCGTCTCCCCATCTCATAACCGCGAAGCCTCACATCGCGCCTTTCCAAAGATGATGGAAGACTGGGATATTGATCGCATTATCAAAGACTATGCCGATGCGGCTGAGCGCATGAAAGCGGGAGGCATGGATGGTATTGAGCTGCAAGCCTATGGCCATTTAATGGATCAATTCTGGTCGCCACTGACTAATGAATTGGATGACCCCTATGGCGGCTCGCTGGATAACCGCCTGAAATTCACCTTTGATGTATTAACTGAAATTCGCAAGCGCGTTGGATCAGAGTTTATTGTCGGCATTCGCTATACCGGCGATGAGATGCTGGACCGAGGACTTAGCCCAGCAGATGGCTTAACCATCTCACAGCGCCTGAAAGACAGCGGCATGATTGATTTCTTAAACGTAGTGCGCGGCCATATCGATACCGATGCCGGACTCACCGATCTCATCCCGATTCAAGGTATGGCTAACAGCCCGCACTTGGATTTCGCCGGAGAAATTCGCGCGGCGACTAATTTCCCGGTATTCCATGCGGCTAAAATTCCGGATGTTGCCACGGCCCGTTATGCCATTGCTTCCGGTAAAGTGGACTTGATCGGCATGACCCGCGCGCATATCGCTGACCCACACATTGTGCGCAAGATTATTGAAAAGCGCGAAGATGAGATTCGTCCTTGCGTGGGTGCCAACTATTGTTTGGACCGCATTTATCAAGGTGGCTCAGCCTACTGCATTCACAATGCCGCCACTGGCCGTGAAGAAACCATGCCACATCAGATTCCTAAAGCTGAAGCACGTAAAAAGGTAGTGATTGTTGGCGCAGGCCCCGGAGGTTTGGAAGCGGCACGCTTGGCGGGTGAGCGCGGTCATGAAGTCGTGGTCTTTGAAGCCGCTAGCCAACCAGGTGGTCAGGTACGCCTAACCTCACAAAATGAGCGTCGCAAAGAGATGATTTCTATCATCGAATGGCGCATGGCACAGTGTGAGCGCTTAGGCATTAAATTCCACTTTGATACGTGGGCTGAAGCTGAAGAGGTCAATGCCGAAAATCCAGATGTGGTGATTATTGCTACCGGTGGCTTGCCGCATACCGATGTACTAACGCAAGGTAACGAGCTGGTAGTATCTGCCTGGGATATTATTTCCGGCGATGTGAAGCCCGGTAAAAACGTATTGGTGTTTGATGATGCTGGTGATCATGCTGGCCTGCAAGCCGCTGAAGTGATCGCCAAAGCTGGTGCTAAAGTTGAAATTATGACGCCCGACCGCTCGTTCGCGCCGGAAGTCATGGCGATGAATCTAGTGCCCTATATGCGCTCTTTGCAGCAGTTGGATACTACTTTTACAGTAACCTATCGACTAGAGTCGCTTGAGAAAACCGAGACAGGTTTATCGGCACAAGTCGGTAGCGATTACGGCGGCGTATCACAACAGCGACTGGTTGATCAGGTAGTGATTAACCACGGTATTCTGCCAATCGAAGAACTGTATTTTGATTTAAAAGCAGCCTCCTCTAACCATGGTGAAATGTCGCATGAGCAACTGATTGCGGGTGAAAAACAAACGGTAATCCGTAACCCTGAAGGACAATATCAACTATTCCGGATTGGCGACGCGGTATCTGGCCGCAATACCCATGCGGCGATTTATGATGCATTGCGCCTAGTGAAAGATATTTAA
- a CDS encoding TetR/AcrR family transcriptional regulator, which yields MKQQIASESGWRGSPEVWLDAAFELLIESGVESVKIATLAKRLSLSRTSFYWFFSDREALLDALVARWRDKNTGNLVKQCEAYADSAAEAVLNVFDCWIDKAIFDHKLEFAMRSWSLQSAEILAEVQLADQQRLIAITEMFERFDYPAVSADVHARTIYLVQIGYVSMQAEESLEVRMKRIAEYVKIFTGAVPEQKELARFFSRHGYQPEV from the coding sequence ATGAAACAGCAGATTGCCAGTGAGAGTGGCTGGCGTGGTTCGCCGGAAGTATGGCTGGATGCCGCATTTGAGTTATTGATTGAGTCAGGTGTGGAGTCGGTAAAAATAGCGACGCTGGCAAAGCGCCTAAGCTTGTCACGGACTAGTTTTTACTGGTTTTTTAGTGACCGTGAAGCCTTGTTGGATGCTTTAGTGGCGCGCTGGCGTGATAAAAACACGGGCAATTTAGTGAAGCAATGCGAGGCCTATGCTGACTCCGCCGCTGAAGCCGTGTTGAATGTATTTGATTGCTGGATAGATAAAGCCATCTTTGATCATAAGCTTGAATTTGCAATGCGTAGCTGGTCATTACAGTCGGCAGAAATATTGGCGGAAGTGCAGCTGGCAGATCAACAGCGTTTGATTGCGATTACGGAGATGTTTGAGCGATTTGATTATCCGGCAGTGTCAGCCGATGTGCATGCGCGGACCATTTATTTGGTGCAGATTGGTTATGTGTCGATGCAGGCTGAAGAAAGCCTTGAAGTACGCATGAAGCGCATTGCGGAGTATGTGAAAATCTTTACTGGTGCCGTACCGGAACAGAAAGAGCTCGCTCGTTTCTTTTCACGGCACGGTTATCAGCCAGAAGTTTAG
- a CDS encoding thymidylate synthase, which produces MKQYLDLMRHVRDNGNVRTDRTGTGTVSVFGHQSRYDLADGFPMVTTKKLHLRSIIHELLWFLRGDSNIEYLKENGVSIWDEWADENGELGPVYGVQWRSWPTPDGGSIDQIQQVIDQIKNTPDSRRIIVSAWNVSFVNQMALPPCHALFQFYVADGKLSCQLYQRSADIFLGVPFNIASYALLTMMMAQVCDLEPGEFIHTLGDAHLYSNHLEQVELQLSREPYPLPTLKLNPEIKDLFDFTYEDIEIVDYQCHPHIKGAVAV; this is translated from the coding sequence ACGTACCGACCGCACTGGCACGGGTACCGTTTCAGTATTTGGCCACCAATCTCGCTATGACTTGGCGGATGGCTTCCCAATGGTCACCACCAAAAAACTGCACTTGCGCTCGATTATTCATGAGCTACTGTGGTTTTTACGTGGTGACAGCAATATCGAATACCTGAAAGAAAACGGGGTATCGATCTGGGATGAGTGGGCTGATGAAAATGGCGAACTGGGTCCTGTTTATGGCGTGCAATGGCGCTCATGGCCAACGCCTGATGGCGGCTCAATTGACCAAATTCAGCAAGTCATTGATCAAATCAAAAACACACCAGACTCTCGACGCATTATCGTCAGTGCCTGGAATGTGAGCTTTGTGAATCAGATGGCATTGCCACCTTGTCATGCCCTATTCCAGTTCTATGTAGCGGATGGCAAGCTCTCCTGCCAGCTTTATCAGCGTAGTGCGGATATCTTCTTAGGTGTGCCATTTAATATCGCCTCTTATGCCCTTCTGACGATGATGATGGCGCAAGTCTGCGACCTTGAACCCGGTGAATTTATTCATACATTGGGCGATGCGCATTTGTATAGCAATCATCTGGAACAGGTGGAATTACAGCTATCACGTGAGCCGTACCCACTGCCGACATTAAAACTGAATCCTGAGATTAAGGATTTGTTTGATTTCACTTATGAGGATATTGAGATCGTGGATTATCAATGCCATCCCCATATCAAGGGTGCAGTGGCGGTTTAA